The genomic window CAGCTCATCGAGGTCGGCCACGAGCTGGGCGCGACGGTGCTGGGCCTCGGGATGCAGCCAATTAGCCGGATTGACGAGATCGAGCTCATTCCCAAAAGGCGCTACCGGATCATGTATCCCTACATGGCGCGCAAAGGGCGGCTCGGCCAGCGGATGATGAAGCAGACCGCCGGCGTGCAGGCTAATCTCGACTACGGCGACGAGGCTGATGCGATGCGCAAACTGCGGCTCTGTATGGGAATGGTGCCGCTGGTATACGCAATGTTCGCCAACTCTCCGCTCAGCGACGGACGTCTCAACGGCTATCAGAGCTACCGCGGCCATATCTGGAACGACACCGACCCCGATCGCTGCGGAATTCTGAAGTTCGTCTTCCGCGATGACGCTGGCTTCGAGGACTACGTCGACTACGCGCTCGACGTCCCGATGTATTTCACCTATCGCCATCACGCGCCGCACGACCTGACCAAACCTCCGGGCCTCACTTTTCGCCAGTTCATGGAACGCGGATGGAACGGCGAGCACGCGACTATCGACGACTGGGCGACACACCTCACCACCATCTTCACCGAGGTGCGGCTCAAAAAGTACGTCGAGGTGCGCACCGCGGACAGTCAGCCGCCGGCGCTGATGCTTGCGCTGCCCGCGCTGTTCAAGGGGCTGCTTTACGATTCCGATTGCCTGACGGGCGCGTGGGACCTGGTCAAGCGCTGGAGTTTCGAGGAGCGGCTCCAGCTTGCGGACGCGGCGCAAAAGTTCGGCCTCGAGGCCCGCATCGGGCGGATCGCGATGCGCGAGCTCGCCCTTGAAGCGCTGATGATCGCGACCGTCGGACTCGAGCGCCAGCGCGCGCTCAACCACCACGGTGACAACGAGAGCATATATTTACTGCGCCTGCTCGACCAGGTGCGCAACGGATGGACCCAGGCGAGCCTCACGATCGAACGCTGGAAGGGACGATGGAATTACGACGTGCAGCGACTGGTCGAGGGCACCGCGTATGAGGCCGAGGGGGCTTAGCCGATGACGCTGCGCTTTTCCGAGCGCTACGTGATGGCGCTCAACCTGGCGCTGATCGCGATCCTGGCTTATTTTCTGGCGCTTTCGGTCAACGACATCATCCTCGGCCGCGTGGCCGGCACTTCCCCCGCGCATCTGCCGTCGCTGCTTGGCGCGGAGCCTTCGGCTCCTGCGATTCGCCCACGCGGCCTTTACGAGGCGATCGCCCGGCGCGACATCTTCAACCTCGAGCCGGTGACCGAAGCTCCAGCCGAAGTCGCAACCAATCTGCACATAAGGCTGCTTGGAACCTCGACGCTCACGCTTTCGCAACCGTTCATCATCGTCGAGGATGACAACACGCATGAGCAATCGCTCTACCGGATGGGCGACGAGATTCCCGATGCGGGCAAGCTGCTCGGCGTTTACAAGGACCACGCGATCATCCTCCACCAGGGCCGGCGCACCAGGATCGATATGCCGACCGACCAGAACGGCGCGCCTGTTGCGATGCCGGGGCCTTTCGGACTGCCGGGCCGGATCTTTCGCCGCAATCTCCGCGAGCGTTCCGGCCGCAACGGAGTGCGCCAAATCGATCCGAACCGTTACGTGCTCGACCGCTCTACGCTCGACAACAACCTGAACAACCTGCCCTCGCTGTTCACCCAGATGCGCGCGATCCCGAATCTTGGCCCCGACGGCCAATCCCACGGCTTCAAGCTCTCCGAGATCCAGCCCGACTCGATATTTCAGCAGATCGGGCTTCGCGACGGCGACATTCTGACCGGTGTCGGCGGACAAAGCGTGGGCGACCCCGCCAAGGCAATCCAACTCCTGAACAGCCTGCGCGGCCAGAATTCCATCAGCCTGACCGTGATGCGCGACGGGCAACCAATGCAGCTCCAGTACAACATCCACTGACCATGGAATTGCGGCCGGCGCGCGGCGGCGAGCGCGATGCGGTGCTTGACTTGCTGGCGCTGTGGTACGGCGACCGCGATTTCTTTGCCCGTTACAATCGCCACGATCCCGGCTTCCGCGACGAGCTCTGCCTGGTCGCAATCGATGCCGGCCGTATCGTCGCAACCGCGCAAATCTTTCAGCGTATCGTTAACCTGCGCGGCGCGCGGGTTCCGATGGGCGGTATCGGATCGGTCTTCACGCTCGAGGGCTATCGCAGCCGCGGGCTCGGTTCGGCGCTGATGCGCTTTGCGGTTACCACGATGGAGCGCGAGGGCTTCGAGGTTTCGCTGCTGTTCGCCGAGCGGCTGGATTTCTATGCGCGCTTCGGATGGCGCCCGGTGACGCGCCAGTTCAGCGCGCTCGCCGACACGCCGGCGATGCGCACGAGCGCGGAGTTTCGGCTCGCGCGTTTCGACGAGGCGCGCGACCAGCAGGAGGTCGCCGCGCTTCATCGCGCCTACAGCGGACGCTTCGACGCCTGCGCGCTTCGCGACGAGGCCGGATGGCGCGGCAATCTTCGTTACGCGGGAAATCCCGGCGAATATTTCCTCGTATGCCGCGAGTTGAACGGCGCACTCGCAGCCTATGGGCGCGCGATGATGTTTCACGGATTTCCAATGCTCATGGAATACGGTTACGCGCCCGAGGCTGCAGACGCGATGCTCGCGCTGGTGCGGCATATCGGCGAGGCGGCTTCCGGTGCGGAGCCTTCGCTGGCGCTCTCGGATGGCGACCCGGACACATCGCCGCTACGGAGTTCCGGGAACCCTCCCGCCCCCGCGCTGCTGTTGACGCACAGCGCTCATGACCCGGAGCTCGAGGAGCGGATGCGCGAGGCCGGCGTCTTTCTGATGCACCATCCGGACAACTTTTTCATGTGGCGCGTGGTCGCTCCGCGCAAGCTGGCGAAGCGCCTCGGCGTCGCCGTCGACGAGACCGAGGCGGCGCTGTTGGCAATGCTGCAGGCGCCAAGCGCGCTATATTGGACCGCCGATCGTTTTTAATCTGACGCGTGCATCGCACTGCAAAACGATGAGCGGACGCCTTGCGCGCCGCTCCTGAAAGGTTCGAGTCATGCAACTCTCGCCCGATTCACGAATCGCTTCGCCCCGCGCGGCCGACAGCCGCCGTTCTACGCCCGTCTCCCTCGTGACCGCCGCGATGCTGACGATGTTCACGATGATGGCGCCGTGCCCCGCGCTCGCCCGCCAGCATCGAGCGCGCTCCGCTGTGCCAGCGGGCAAAGCGACCGAGCCGAACAAGCTTGCGGAACCTTACGCGGCGGCGCTCCTGATGGAGCCAGAGAGTGGGACCGTGATGTTCGAAAACAACCCCCATCGGCCGTGGCCGACGGCGTCCCTGGCCAAGATGATGATCGCGATGATCGTCGCCGAAAAGCTCGCCGACGGAAGCCTCAAGTTGAGCGACCAGGTCGCGACCTCGCGCAAGGCGGCCGAAATGGGCGGCTCGCAGGTGTATCTCAAGGAGGGCGAAACTTTTTCGCTCGACGACATGATGAAGGCGATTATGGTGCATTCGGCCAACGACGCCTCCGTCGCCGTGGCCGAGTATGTCGGCGGCTCGACCGAGGCATTCGTGGCGATGATGAATCGCGAGGCCACGCGCCTCGGCATGAAGGATACGCACTACTACTCGGTGCACGGACTGCCTCCCGCGGCCGGCGAGCAGCCCGACAGGTCGAGCGCATGGGACCAGGCCGTTCTCGCGCGCGCGCTCATCAAGTACCCGCAGGTCGTACAGTGGGCATCGATCGACACTGCGCCATTTCGCGGCGGCGCCTTCACGCTGCGCAACACCAACCACCTGGTTCGCACCTTCCCCGGATGCGATGGTCTCAAGACCGGCTTCTACTACGAAGCCGGCTTCAACGTGGTGGCGAGCGCGCGGCGCGGCGACATGCGGCTCATCGCCGTGGTGCTCGGCTCGCCGCGCAAGGGCGGGAACTTCGATTCGGCCGCCGGGCTTCTGGCCCAGGGCTTCGCGAACTATGAGATGCGCGTGCTCGGAAAACGCGGCGCGCCGATAGCGCAGACGGTCGCCGTCAGCGGCGGTTCGAGCGCAGACTTCAAGCCCGTATGGGGCGACAGCCTGAGCGTCCTGCAGAAGCGCGGCGACGATTCATCGCTCAAGGTTGATTTTCAGCTCCCGGCGTCGGTAGCCGCCCCGATTCGCGCGGGACAGCAGGTCGGCGTCGGTCAGGCGAGCGTGGGCGGCAAGTTGGTTGCGAGTGCTCCACTGGTCGCGCCGGCGTCGATCGGCCCCAAGCCGTCGTTGTTGCAACGCCTGCGCAGCGCGCTTTGAGCTTGGCGAGCGGCGCCTGTTAACGGACAATCCGTAGAATGTCGCTAAAGAAACTGGCGGTCGCAGGCGGAATCGCTATCGCCGCGTTCGTGCTTATAAATCTCGGCCTTCACTTCGGCCAGATACGTCACGATCGGCTGGACTACTCGATAAACCAGACCTTTCCGCCCGACAAGCCTTTCGTCCCGGGCGAGATCTACGCCACCACGCTCGCAGCAATCATGGAAAACGAGCTGAACGGGTTTTTCGGCTGGCGTCCCAACGATTTCTTTCTCTGGGGCATGCACGTGATGGCGGACAACAACGCCAATCGCCAGCTCGGCATTATCACGGCGGTGCGCGAGACGATGCGCGTCTTCAAGGACCATCTCACCAAGATTTCGTCCAACCAATACGATCCGAACCTGTTGATCGCCGATACCGACTTCCGCAACGACGCGCAGAAGTGGATACTGCCGTCGGCGGAATCCAAGTATCGCGACGGCGTGCGCCACCTGCATCTCTACGTCGCCGGCCTGCACGCCACGCCCCAGACCTCGCGCGAACTCAACCAGCGCAACGTCGAGTTGATCCGTCTGATCCAGTCCTGGGGCGACATGCTCGGCGACGCGCACGCCAATCTCTATCGCACGCACAAGGACGACGGCAGCCCGGTCCGCGAGTGGGACGCCGACGACTATTTTTACCAAGCACAAGGCTACGCATACGTGATGTACTACATGATGCAGGCGCTCAGGCGCGAATATCATCAGTCGCTCGCCATCAAGCCGTCGCTGCCGCAGCTGTTCGACGATGCAATCGATCCGCTGGGCAAGGCAGCGACGATGAAGCCGCTGATCGTGATGGATGGCTCGCCTGACGGGATTTTCGCCAACCATCGCCGCAACCTCGACGCATATATCTCCGAGGCGCGCCAGAAGATGTACTCGATCCGCGAGGAACTCGAGCGCTAGCGCGCCGCGATGGGTCGCGCGTCAAGACCGGCTAAAAGTTCGCGATAATCTTTTCGCCGAATTCACGCGCGAAGCGCTCCAGGCTCGAGGGCGCAGGGATGAACGCCACCTGGCGCACGCCCTCGGCTTCTAGGGCCCGCAGGCGCACAAGCAGGTCCGGTGGCGTCGCGGTCATAGTGGCGTGGCGAATCAGCTCCGGCGTCACGAAGCGCTCCTCCTCGGGCTGCATGTAAATCCCGTGGCCGTCATGCAGGTCCATGTAATAGGCCGGATTGTTCGCGAGGCGGCGGTCGGCGTATTCCTTGTAAGCCGCGAAGACCGCGCGAATCGGCGCCGGCGCCTCATTGGCGCTTTTGACGCTCTCGTAAAGCGCGTGCAGCGCGACCATCGCCCACGGCCCCGCCTCGGCCCGCACCCGCGGGGAGTCGTAGCCCTCGCCTGCCTCCAGCAGGCACGCCGCCGTAAGCAGCATCGTGTAGATCTCGCGCGGATTGCGCCCCGCCCGCTCTGCGCTCGCGAGCGCCCGCGCCCACGTGTCGCGCCATCCCTCGACCGTGTTGGTCCGCGACGTGATGAAGCCGTCGCCCACTTGGCCCGCCAGCTCGATGGCCCTGGGTGCGTTGCCCGCGACGTAAATCGGGATCCGGTCGCGCGTGTTCACGAGCTGAAGCTGCCGATGGAAAAGGCGGATAGCACGCCTCGTCTCGCCCTCGCGGTAATCCACCTTGCCGCCGCCGAGCAGCCCTCGCACCACGCGCACATGCTCGCGCAACTGGCTTACCCGATAGGGCGGCATCCCCATCGCGCGCCGCGCGCTGTTGCCCGTTCCCAATCCAAGCACGACGCGCCCGGGCGCGAGCGCGCCGACCGAGGCGATCGCACATGCGGTCACCGGCGCGATTCGGGTTCCGGCGATAGCGACGCCTGTGCCAAGCACGATGCGCCTGGTTGCGAGCGCCGCCGCCGCCAGCGCCACGTAAGGGTCGGCCGCCATCAGTTCCGAATCGGCGACCCAGTAGTGGCTGAAGCCGTGTTCCTCGGCCAAGCGCGCCTGCCCGGCCGCGGCCGCCGCATCGGGCATCATCAGGAGGCCAAAATCCATCGCCGATTCTCCTGCGCAGGATGCGCGCCTGTCAGGTCTCGCGCGCCTTTATCGAGGAAGCTTTGCCCGCGCGTGCGATGAAGTCCCAAACGCGCTGCTTGAGCGAGTCTTTCAGCGGATAACCCTGGTAGCGCGCGATCGCAAGCCGCCACGGATCGCCAGAGAAGAAGCGCTCGTAGAGCG from Candidatus Binataceae bacterium includes these protein-coding regions:
- a CDS encoding glutamate--cysteine ligase; the encoded protein is MSTSADLIESREQLIRYFESGAKPREQWRVGTEYEKVTVSAHDGHALPYSGPRGVEQLLRRMAERYGYEPEEEDGRIIGLNGERAAITIEPGSQIELSGEQCETIHCAYAEFSRHIEQLIEVGHELGATVLGLGMQPISRIDEIELIPKRRYRIMYPYMARKGRLGQRMMKQTAGVQANLDYGDEADAMRKLRLCMGMVPLVYAMFANSPLSDGRLNGYQSYRGHIWNDTDPDRCGILKFVFRDDAGFEDYVDYALDVPMYFTYRHHAPHDLTKPPGLTFRQFMERGWNGEHATIDDWATHLTTIFTEVRLKKYVEVRTADSQPPALMLALPALFKGLLYDSDCLTGAWDLVKRWSFEERLQLADAAQKFGLEARIGRIAMRELALEALMIATVGLERQRALNHHGDNESIYLLRLLDQVRNGWTQASLTIERWKGRWNYDVQRLVEGTAYEAEGA
- the gspC gene encoding type II secretion system protein GspC; this translates as MTLRFSERYVMALNLALIAILAYFLALSVNDIILGRVAGTSPAHLPSLLGAEPSAPAIRPRGLYEAIARRDIFNLEPVTEAPAEVATNLHIRLLGTSTLTLSQPFIIVEDDNTHEQSLYRMGDEIPDAGKLLGVYKDHAIILHQGRRTRIDMPTDQNGAPVAMPGPFGLPGRIFRRNLRERSGRNGVRQIDPNRYVLDRSTLDNNLNNLPSLFTQMRAIPNLGPDGQSHGFKLSEIQPDSIFQQIGLRDGDILTGVGGQSVGDPAKAIQLLNSLRGQNSISLTVMRDGQPMQLQYNIH
- a CDS encoding GNAT family N-acetyltransferase — protein: MELRPARGGERDAVLDLLALWYGDRDFFARYNRHDPGFRDELCLVAIDAGRIVATAQIFQRIVNLRGARVPMGGIGSVFTLEGYRSRGLGSALMRFAVTTMEREGFEVSLLFAERLDFYARFGWRPVTRQFSALADTPAMRTSAEFRLARFDEARDQQEVAALHRAYSGRFDACALRDEAGWRGNLRYAGNPGEYFLVCRELNGALAAYGRAMMFHGFPMLMEYGYAPEAADAMLALVRHIGEAASGAEPSLALSDGDPDTSPLRSSGNPPAPALLLTHSAHDPELEERMREAGVFLMHHPDNFFMWRVVAPRKLAKRLGVAVDETEAALLAMLQAPSALYWTADRF
- a CDS encoding D-alanyl-D-alanine carboxypeptidase family protein yields the protein MQLSPDSRIASPRAADSRRSTPVSLVTAAMLTMFTMMAPCPALARQHRARSAVPAGKATEPNKLAEPYAAALLMEPESGTVMFENNPHRPWPTASLAKMMIAMIVAEKLADGSLKLSDQVATSRKAAEMGGSQVYLKEGETFSLDDMMKAIMVHSANDASVAVAEYVGGSTEAFVAMMNREATRLGMKDTHYYSVHGLPPAAGEQPDRSSAWDQAVLARALIKYPQVVQWASIDTAPFRGGAFTLRNTNHLVRTFPGCDGLKTGFYYEAGFNVVASARRGDMRLIAVVLGSPRKGGNFDSAAGLLAQGFANYEMRVLGKRGAPIAQTVAVSGGSSADFKPVWGDSLSVLQKRGDDSSLKVDFQLPASVAAPIRAGQQVGVGQASVGGKLVASAPLVAPASIGPKPSLLQRLRSAL
- a CDS encoding DUF2333 family protein, with amino-acid sequence MSLKKLAVAGGIAIAAFVLINLGLHFGQIRHDRLDYSINQTFPPDKPFVPGEIYATTLAAIMENELNGFFGWRPNDFFLWGMHVMADNNANRQLGIITAVRETMRVFKDHLTKISSNQYDPNLLIADTDFRNDAQKWILPSAESKYRDGVRHLHLYVAGLHATPQTSRELNQRNVELIRLIQSWGDMLGDAHANLYRTHKDDGSPVREWDADDYFYQAQGYAYVMYYMMQALRREYHQSLAIKPSLPQLFDDAIDPLGKAATMKPLIVMDGSPDGIFANHRRNLDAYISEARQKMYSIREELER
- a CDS encoding LLM class flavin-dependent oxidoreductase, which translates into the protein MDFGLLMMPDAAAAAGQARLAEEHGFSHYWVADSELMAADPYVALAAAALATRRIVLGTGVAIAGTRIAPVTACAIASVGALAPGRVVLGLGTGNSARRAMGMPPYRVSQLREHVRVVRGLLGGGKVDYREGETRRAIRLFHRQLQLVNTRDRIPIYVAGNAPRAIELAGQVGDGFITSRTNTVEGWRDTWARALASAERAGRNPREIYTMLLTAACLLEAGEGYDSPRVRAEAGPWAMVALHALYESVKSANEAPAPIRAVFAAYKEYADRRLANNPAYYMDLHDGHGIYMQPEEERFVTPELIRHATMTATPPDLLVRLRALEAEGVRQVAFIPAPSSLERFAREFGEKIIANF